In one Platichthys flesus chromosome 3, fPlaFle2.1, whole genome shotgun sequence genomic region, the following are encoded:
- the LOC133932953 gene encoding immediate early response gene 5-like protein, which produces MECAFDAQNLISISLRKIQSSRTQRGGIKLHKNLLVTYVLRNARQFYMSKNLSQAQRTQHYEDVAADRDRQEYLELTGSFTELADDFYCNFTGVESDTWHCGAHQPGGQPAELAHQDASACAMVPASDSELMVPEACWSCADKSSWDLPVPNTQANQKTVLDLDTHVVTTVTNGYFHSDCCAQPKQPQGAHCYAKKRKMDTSYHIVDPDFYLPDFGQVPCKRMRSDDDSYSDSDSTNISNLMSVLGSGGLSDFVSWQQTDLEQIFSSQTICIKHTLLTGSGWTRAIEAF; this is translated from the coding sequence ATGGAGTGTGCATTCGACGCACAGAATCTGATCTCCATTTCACTGAGGAAAATCCAAAGCTCCAGGACGCAGAGAGGAGGCATCAAGCTCCACAAGAACTTGCTGGTAACGTACGTACTGCGAAACGCCAGGCAGTTTTACATGAGCAAAAACTTGTCGCAGGCGCAGAGGACGCAGCACTATGAGGACGTGGCCGCAGACCGTGACAGGCAAGAATACCTCGAATTGACCGGGAGCTTTACGGAGTTGGCCGATGACTTCTACTGCAACTTTACTGGGGTTGAGTCGGACACTTGGCACTGCGGAGCGCACCAGCCCGGCGGCCAGCCTGCGGAGCTGGCGCACCAAGACGCATCAGCGTGCGCAATGGTTCCAGCAAGCGACTCTGAGCTCATGGTTCCGGAAGCCTGTTGGAGTTGTGCGGACAAATCATCCTGGGACTTACCTGTCCCCAACACACAGGCCAACCAGAAGACGGTGCTCGACCTGGACACGCATGTGGTGACCACTGTCACCAATGGATACTTCCACTCAGACTGTTGCGCGCAGCCGAAACAGCCGCAGGGCGCGCACTGCTACGCCAAGAAGCGAAAGATGGACACAAGTTATCACATTGTTGATCCAGACTTTTATTTACCAGACTTTGGGCAGGTGCCATGTAAGAGAATGAGGAGTGACGATGACTCTTATTCAGACTCGGACAGCACGAACATCTCTAACCTGATGTCAGTGCTGGGCTCAGGTGGACTCTCTGACTTTGTGAGTTGGCAGCAGACGGACCTTGAGCAGATATTCTCCTCGCAAACAATctgtataaaacacacactgttgacAGGCAGCGGCTGGACCAGAGCCATCGAGGCGTTTTGA